The Opitutus sp. DNA window GTGAGCGAACGAATTTCGGCCAACGTTGCCGTCAATCGAGTGCGCTCTTGTGCTTTCGACACTGCGGGGATGAGAATGGCGGTGAGAATGCCGATGATGGCGAGAACGGTGAGTATCTCGATGAGCGTAAAACCCCGCTGAAGGGGGCGGCGACGAAGTCGGGTGTGCATGGTGAAGAGGGTGGAGGTGAAAGTTATTCGATACTGGAGGCGGAAAAGACTTCTTCGGGCGTGGTCCAGCCCATGGCGGCCTTAAACATGCCGTCCATGAGCAAGGTGCGGTCGCTCAGACGACCCGCCAAAAATGAATCGACAAAGGTACGCTCGGCCGCCGCGAGGTCGAATTCGTGTTTCTCCTCACTGATGCGCTTGCGCAGGACGGAGTCGGGCTTGCGCAATTCGAGAATGGCCATGCGCCCGCGAAACCCGGTCTGGTTGCAAGCGGCGCAGCCCGGGCCGGCTTCAAAAAACCCGAGCGGACCGCGGATGACCTTGGCCGCCTTGGCGCGCTCCAGCGTCTCGCCATGTTCTTCCATCAGCTCGTCCTGGCGAGAATGCGTTTGGCGACAATGAATGCACACCCGACGTACCAGACGTTGCCCCAGTAGGAGTTGGATGGAGGCCGCCACCATGGCCGGCTCCACCGCCAGATCGATCAAGCGGATGATGCCGCCCAAGCCGGTGTTGGCGTGGGTGGTGGTGAGCAGGAGGTGGCCGGTGTTGGAAAGGGAAAGGCCCGACTTGGCCGTCTCGGGATCGCGCATTTCACCCAGAATGACGACGTTGGGGTTGTGGCGCATGAGCGCACGCAGCACTTCGGCAAAGCCCATGTCCGGGGAGATGTTGGCCTGGATCTGGGTGACGCCGCGCAGGCGGTACTCGACGGGATCCTCGATGGTGATCACCCGCTTGTTATGGATGTCGATGTACTGCACCGCCGCCGCCAAGGTGGTGCTCTTGCCGTGACCGGTGGGTCCGCAATTGATGATCAGGCCGTCGGCCTTGCGCACCGCTGCGCGGTAGAGCTCGACGTGGTCGGGCAACATGCCCAGCGAGGCGAGGTCGCCCACCTGCGCGTCTTGATCGAGAAAGCGCACCACCACCGATTCCCCATGCAGGGTCGGGATGAAGCTGTAGCGCAGGCCCATGCGCTTGGAGCCGTAGCGGCGCACGGCGCTGCCATCCTGCGGGCGGGTGCGGATGGCCACATCGATGCCGCCGAGGCGGTCTTTGAGCAGCGTGCGGCCGTCCTCGGCGCGGTTGGCGGACAACTTAAGCGCGGTGACGAGGCGGTCGCGGAACTCGCCGGCGACCGTGCGGCGAGCGACCAGTTTGCCGTCGATGCGGAACTTGATCTGCACGGTGTGCTCCTCGGGAACGACGTGCAAGTCAGAGGCACCCGGGGTAAGCGACATCTCCTTGAATTGCGCTTCGACAAAACTGGCCCACTCGTTCTCCGATTCAAGGCGGATGGTGGGGGCATCGAGCGCGTCCAAAACCGCGAGGATGTCGCTGCGCGGAGCGATCACGAAGCGGTGCGGGTGCTGCGTCAGCGCCTGGGTGACCTGGGCGAACTGGGACACCTCGGGGTCATAACACAGAATCACGACTTTTCCCGCCTCGCGGCGCACGGGCAGCACGCCACGCTGGCGGCACAAGGCACGGGAAAGGACCCGGGCGACATCGGCCTGCACGAGATAATCCTCGCTCGCCGCTAGAGGTAAGCCGTGAGCCTTGGAAAGCCAATCGGCGATTTCGCGTTCGGTGGCGAAGCCGTGCTCGATAAACATCTCGGACAAGGCGCGGCTGCCCTCTCGGCTGCGGTATTCTTCTAGCAGGTTGTCCACCTGTGCATTGGTCAGGCCGCGATCCCGCAGGCTCTTGCACAAGCAACGCCCGGCGTGGGTGAGCAGGTTTTCGGAGGAAGATGAGGCTGAAGTCTGAGGCATCATGGTTCGATATACTGGAGGTTATTGGGAGCGGGTGGTGCTGCGACCGGATCGGCGATCACATCCGACTTGCCGCCGGTGCCTGTACTGATCGGTTCATTCATGAGCTGTCGCATGCGCGGCGAAATGCTGTCGCCGGGGCCGGGCAACACGACGTTGCGCGGGCTGCTCGGGCGAAGATCCTGCGCCTCCACGGTGACCAGAATGACAAACTCACTGCGCTCGGAAATCGTGGCGTCCGTGCGGAAGAGCCTGCCAACATATGGGATGGAAGAAAGACCGGGTATACCGCGCATCTTGGACCCCTTGGTGTCGGAGATGTAGCCGCCCAAAACGGCGGTTTCCCCGTTGCGCAACACCACGGTGGAACGCTGGCGGCGCACCCCCACGTTCGCAGCGGTGGAAAAACCGTCGGGAGACTGCACTAGCCCCTTAAAATCGGTGAGTGACGGCGCGATGTTGAGCGTAGTCACCAAGTTGTCGTCGATCTGGGGGGTCATTTCCAAGATCGCACCAAAGGAGATATTGGTCTGCTGGTAAGTGCTTGAGCTGGTGGAGGAGCCCGAGGTGTTGCCGCCTGCGACGTTGCTGATAGTTGTCTCGGACGTGCGCGTGAAAAACGGCCGGTCATCGGAGACTTGAACCAACGTGGTCTGGTTGTTAAGCGACCAACCGATGGTGCGGTTTTCGACGGTGACGTTGCCCTGTTCCTTCAAGGCTGAAATCAGCGCCGATACTTTTCCCGAGGAAACGACTGCGCGCACGGTATCGCCCGGGAGTTGGGCCGGGCCGACTGATCCCGTAAAATTGGTGTCTGAGCCAAAACCGGAGAAACCGGCATCGCCTCGGAAAGGCTGGCCGATCTTCGGGGAATTGTTCCCTGAACCAATAGAGAAAGCGGTGACATCCCAATTCACGCCCTGTTTGTTCGAATCATTGAGGTCAACGCGCAACAGTCGCACTGTTATGGTGGCACTGCGGCGCACCCGCTTCATCACGGAATTGAGATAAGTTTCGATCTGGGCATGCGTCTCCGGGGTGGCGCGCACTTGAAGGACGCCTGCGAACTTGTTGACCACCACTATTTCGTCGGCCTTGATCAGTGCACGAGCATCCGTCTCAAAACGGGTCCAAAAATCGGTTTCCGTGCTTGATGACAGGGAAACGCTTGAACTGCCGGTGCCTCCGCCCGAGCTGGAGCCCGAGGAACCGGAAGAACCGGAAGAATCGGAAGAGCTGCCACCGCCACTGCTGGTACCACTCGAAACCGAGACACTGGCCGAGGAGGAGACCGTTTGCTGCAGCTGGATATAATCAACCGAGTAAATCCGGGTGATAAAGCGCCGGACGATAACGAACGTGTAATCAGCGCTGCCTTCGATGCTGTAATGCCAGCCATTCGAGCGGCACAGCGTATCGAGTACCCCACGCAAGGTGGTATCGTAGGTACGCACCGTGACCGAGCCCTGCACTTCGGCGTCCAAGACGATGGGAATGCGGTAGGTGCGCGAGAGGGTGTCGATCACCCCGGCGATAGGCTGAGCGTTGGAGACCACAAACTGGGTCACGGGTGCTTCGAGTGCCGTTTCCACTCTTTCGCGGGTTTGCGCAAACGACAGAGAAGTCGCGGCGAGAGCGAAGGTGACCAACAACCCGCGTTTTAAACAATTAAAGCGCATATTTTTTCTTTAGCTCGGCTTCTTCCCGTGTGTTCACCAAGTTCTTGGTCACCAGAACTCTAAGAGTTTCCTGGGGAACGGGAACGAATTTGAGAACTTCGGAAGGTGTGTAATCGCGCACGGCCACCAAGGCCGCCAAATGATCGTCAAACGACTGCATGCCGATGGAGCGACCCAGGCCCATCGCACTGGAAATTTGCACATAATCCTCCTGCCGTATCAGGTTGGCTATCGCAGTATTGCAGATAAGGAGTTCATAATTGCCCCTCAGCTTGCCGGAGCGCGTCGGAATGAGGCGCTGGGAGACGACCGCGATGAGCTGGGACGCTACTTTGGATTTCCAAAAAGCACTGTCGCCCATGTCGTTGGCCGAGACCAAGCGGCTGATGGCGGTGGCTGCGTCTCCGGTGTGCAACGTGGCGAGAACCAGGTGCCCGGTTTCCGCAACCTCGACCGCCATAGAGATAGAGGCTTTGTCGCGAAGCTCCCCAAACATCACCACATCTGGATCCTCACGCATGGCCGATTTCGCCGAATCCACAAAATCGCTCACGTGGGACGAGGCCAGATCGCCCACGTCGTGCTGCTGCACCAAGGCCTGGCGGTTATTAAAGATCACCTCAATGGGTGCCTCGTAGGTGACGATTTTTATCGGCTGGGTCTGGTTCAGCAGTTCAATCAATGCGGCCAACGTGGTGGATTTACCCGAACCGGTCTGACCCGTGACCAAAATAATCCCTGAGCCACGAGTGGTAACGAGATCCACCAGGGCGGCCGGCAATTGCAGCTGATCGACGGTCGCGGCGGTCTCCGCAATCAAGCGTAAATTAAAACTAAAACCAGTCTCGCAGCGTTTGGCATGGACGCGGAAACGGCGCGGCACCGGCATGGAGTCTAATTGAAAAGAAATCGTGCGATCGTCAGCACTTCGGGACCGGTCGCGCAACGGCACGCTACTCGCCTTTTCGAGACAAAGCGCTTGCCAGGCAGCCAAGACTTCCTGCTCCGACCAAAGCTCGCTCTCCGACCACACCACGCTCCCAAACACCCGCCAACACAGACGGCTACCGGCCGTGAAATGCCAGTCCGAGGCCTCCATTTGCAGGCCTTTCAGCAAGCAGTCTATAAGTCGTGGAGACATAGCACACACGAGCGGGATTTACGGCGTGGTTTACCCGACCAAGCGCCCCAGGCAGAAGTCTTCAGGAAACCAGCCAAGCCTGGGAAGAGGCTTAGCTGATTTCCCGAAGTAGTCGGCGTAAAATGAGGGGGGCTCATGAGGAGATGTGAAAGTTGAACCTCGCTTCGGCTTGCGACTACGGAAATGAGGGACAGGGACTTAAAAATTTTATGTTGGTGGTCGACATGAGGAGGGTAGGTGTTCACCCCATTGCCTTCGTTTTAAAAACCAACCAATGGTTTTTGTTACCCAGTACCAAGCTGTTTTATTGCAACATGACCAAATTGTGTTGCATGCAGAGGTGTTTAATTTTTCGATGTTGCATGAAGAAAACACTGTCGAAGTCGGCCTCCTCGAATACCCCTTCGGAAGTGGATGAGACGACCCTGCTCGATGAGATTATAGCTCTTAAACGCCAACTTCCGGGTGCAACGGCACTTCCATCGACCCGTGCGCTGGGCCTTAAATTTGGATGCGCCAGCACGACCATATTTCGCACCTTGATGAGGCTCGTCGCGGAGGGCGTTCTGTGGCAACATCCGGTCAACGGACGGTTTTATCCGATCTCGGCGCGGGCCTCATTGGAACGTCCTAAGCCGTTGGCGTGTCTTATCCGGCGAGTGGAGTTGCGTAGTGCGCTGTATCGTGAATTTCTGGAGGGAATCAGCACGGGTTGTGGCAAAGAACGCCGCACAATGTTGCTCTGGCACGACGAGTTACTGGTCAACCATCCTGATCTGAACTCGCCGCCGTCGTTTGCACTTCCCCCTGAGCAAAAGGCGATTTTAAAGCACTTTCTTAACCATCATGGCGAATCCTCGGGTGGGTATATTTTGGATCACATCTGGGACGATGAAGCGCTCAGGCAGGTATCGCGCAAACTGCAGCCGGCGGTGTTGCTCTATCGCCGGGCACCGGCCGACCTGCACATAAGAAATGTGTATGCCGATTTCCCTGCTGCCGCCATGCTGGCGATCACCCACTTGCTGGGAAAGGGGTTTAACCAAATCATTCCCGTGCAGCCGTTTGGAGGCGACCCAGCCGTAGAGGAGTTTCTCACGCAATTGGAGTCCATCGTCGATTTGCTGGGTTGCAGGGATAAGCTTACGCCCCGAGTTCCTGCAGACATGGGTGTGATCAGTAAAAGTCTCAAACGGAACACCCGTGCGGCCCTCATCGTGCCGGAGGATCACGTGGCGGTCCGGCTATGCGCGGAAATACGGGCAGAAGGTTGGAACCTTCCGGCCGACGCGGGCGTTCTCTGCGTGATGGGCACTTCGGTAAGCGACAACACCGGAATCAGCCGACTTCGCTTCGATTTCCGAGAGATGGGTGCCAAGGCGGTAGCATTACTTCGTCAAGGAACACCGCAGAGCATCTCGATGACCGGTATTTTGGAACCAGGCAACACCACCTGATCGGACGCAGTAAAGGGGAAGCAAAAGTTGTCTAAGCCTAAATCCGGCAATAGAAACTAGCCAAAAATCACGCAGGTGATTGTTTGGCTGTCATATGCCGCCGTTTTTACCGCCGGAAAAAGCTCACCCCGAGGGTGAGTCAGAAAACCCTGATCACAAGGCAACGCCAAGCGATGCCGCCGAGGTGTTGATTGTGGATACACCCGGAGGACGTTTTCGTGCGCAGTTCGCCCCAGAGTTGCCGGTGAGCCCCTTGGGGGCACTGGTGTTTTTCACGCAGTACTTGTGTGCGACAGGAGGCTTCGAGGCACTGGTTGCGGACACGCCGCTTTGTTACAGCAGCAACCGCGCACACCGCCCTCGCGACGTGATTGGAACCCTGCTTTTGGGGATGCTCTCCGGGCACTATCGCTACGCGCACCTCGCGGCCCTGCGCGGCGACGACATTGCCCCGAGCCTGCTCGGACTTAAGTCGATTGTCAGCGAGGATTGTGTGCGCCGGGCGCTGGCTCGCATCGGTGCCGAGCAGGGGCAGGACTGGTTGCGGCGTCACCTCGACCAAACCTGTCATGGGTTTTTGGATAACCAGTGGATCCTCGACATCGATGTCACCATCAAGCCCATCTATGGACGTCAGGAAGGTGCCAGCATCGGCTATAACCCGCAAAAGCCCGGACGCCCCAGCCACGCCTACCACACCTACTGGATCGCCACCTTGCGCCTGTGTCTGGACGTGGAGGTGCACCCCGGCGATCAATCCGCCGCCGGACATGGTTTTGCGGGGCTGTGGGCGCTCATCGACCGACTGCCAGCCGAGCGCCGGCCCCATCTTTTGCGCGGTGACTGCGCCTATGGCCAGGAGGCGCTGCTCAGTGAAGCTGAAGCGCGTAAACTCAACTATTTGTTCAAACTGCGCCGCACCGCCAAGGCCCGCGAGCTGGTGGCCGCGCTTGAACGCACCACCACCACCGCTTGGACCGACGCCGGACAAGGCTGGCAGGGCTGCGAAAGCTGCCTGCGCCTGCAAGGCTGGAACCGGGCCCGACGTGTGGTGGTCTTGCGCCGTCGCCTCAACGACCAACGCCACCCCCGGGCCCGCCGCCGCCTCGTGCGCGAGCAAGCCGACCACGCTTTGCTGCTGAACATCCCCGACGCGGCCGCCTGCGAGCCGATCATCTACGAACATCAGATCCTCGTTACGAGCCTGCCCTACGAGATCCTTACCCTTGCCACCCTGTATCGGGAACGTGGGGGCGCGGAAAACCCCTTCGACGAGCTCAAGAACCAGTGGAGCTGGTCGGGGTTTACCTCCCAGGAGCTAAACTCCTGTCAGCACGCCGCGCGTTTGGCCGCACTGGTTTACAACTGGTGGACGCTCTATCACCGCCTGCTTCAACCCGGTCAGCACCACGAGGCGGTGAGTACACGTCCCCGTCTGCTCTGCGGAGCGACCCGGCAGAGCGAACACTCCGGTCAACGCCGCCTGGACGTGCGCTTGAGCCATGCCGAGGCACCTCGCCTGAGTGAACTCATCACAAAGCTGGCCAGATGGTTACATGGTATCCTTCATAATGCGGAGCAATGGAGTGTCGCCCAGCGCTGGGGGCAAATCGTAGCGAGGATTTTACAGGAAAACTTCCCTGTACTCGGCCCTGAACCGCCTTTGGCCACCGCCCCAAGCTGATCGCGCTTCCGTTCAGCCTGCCGCAGCACTCTCCACCCTCATCTATCCGACGGGCAACGCCCGCCGGCCGCACTTTCTATTGCCGGATTTAGGCTGACTCCTTCGGCCCTTCGCTCTTCCTGGGTTTCCCCAAGCGTCTTCACTACTACGGCCTCTGCTGACTTCTCCAGCGCTCTCGCGCCAGAGATCTCCCCGGGTAAGGTGCGTGAACTTTCGACCCGTTCCGTCAGGTTCTACCCGATGCGTCTTTCGGTGACAGTTGGATTTTGCGTTTCCAAGCACGCTCATCGCCCGCATCAAGGCCTCGCTGCCTGTTCGTGTTCCTACGGCCGTGTCTTTGCCTCCACCTTCTTTCGTGCTGAGCCCCTCGCGAGGCCCGCCTTGGTCTTGGCTACTGTTGTTGTCACTTAGTCCGAACATTTCGTTTCATATGTTTAGTTCACGCCCATGCCGGGCACACTAGAGTTGGCCGTCCCCGGCCAAGGTTTTCCGCGCCGAGCTGGAGCTAGGCGCTCCGTTTGTCGCTGTTCGCCAAAAAAAACCGATCAAGAATCGGCCAAACCCCAGGCTCATTGCCTACGTGGAACCGGCCTGAACCGCGGGGCGATTCGCGCGGAACTCAGTCGGGGCGACCCCGTAGTGGTGTTTAAACGCCCGGCTGAAACTGAAAACCGAGGCGAAGCCGCATTGCTCGGCGATTTCGGAAACGCGAATCGTACTCATCTTCAGCAACCCGCTGGCGCGCTCTAGGCGCAGGGTGCGCATGTGTCGGCCCAGACTCACCCCGCAGGAAGCGCGGAAGCGCGTGCGCAGGTTGCTCTGACTCATCCCGAGGTCGCCCGCCAACTCGCGGATCGACGGGGCGGTCGGCCGGCGTTGCTGCGCGGCATGGTTAACCTTCAAGTCGAGCCGCGCCTTCGGCTTGGCCTCCGCGCCACTCCGCCCGGGCGGCGGGGTGAGTTCCGCCAGGAGCAGGGCCAGCCGCAGCTCCGGCATCCCCTGGTCGGCCAAATCGCGGTGGGCGCTGAGCAGCCCGGCCAGTTGCACCGCCAGCTCCGCGCTCACCGGAAACACCACCTGGCGGAGCGGCTCCATCGCCACGCCCTGGGCGTACTCGAATGTGATGAATAACCAGTGCAGGCGCCGGTCGGGCCGCAGGTAATGGTGATACTGGTAGGGTAAGATCACCAGTCCCTCGCCGGGCCCGAGTGGTAGCTCGACGTCTTCGGCGCAAACCACCGCCTGACCGCGCAAGGGCACGATCAGCACGTGACGATGGTGCATCGCCCGGCCTTTTTGCGGGTGGTTTAGCGCGTCCCCCGATCGGCGCTGAAAACAGATGATGTTCTCTGGCAAGGGCGGAGGCGTGCGCCGCACCCCGTGGAGCGGGCTGGCCGGGCTGGGCAAGCGCCGGGCAATCACCGCCAACCGGTCAAACGCCTGCTTTTTTAATTTTGTCATTTTTGTTAAACTTAGAGTCGGTTTGGCTATTCACGGAATGAACTCAAAAGTCTAAGGTGTGAAGCATCGAATCACCGGCCCGTCGGCCGCCACTTCCCCCCTCCCCTCCACCGCCAGCCTCTTATTTTTTATGACCACTCCCCTCACCGAATCCCAACAGCGCGAACACATCCGGACCGAGATCTTCCCCGCCGCCGACGCGGCCTCCTTGCAATTGGCCAACGAGATCGCCGCCCTCATCCGCCAACGCGCCGCCGCCGGCCAGGGCGTCGTCCTTGGTCTGGCCACCGGTTCGACCCCAGTGCGCCTCTACCGCCAGCTCATCCGCATGCACCGCGAGGAGGGCCTGTCCTTCAAAAACGTCACCACCTTCAACCTCGACGAATACTACGGGCTGACCCGCGACCACCCGGAGAGCTACTGGCGCTTCATGCACGAGCAGCTCTTTAACCACATCGATATTCCGGCAGCCAACATCAACCTGCCTGACGGCACCGTCGCCCGCGCCGACGTGTTCGCCTCCTGCCGCGCCTACGAAGAAAAAATCGTCGCCGCAGGCGGGCTCGACCTGCAGGTGCTCGGCATCGGCCGCACCGGCCACATCGGCTTCAACGAGCCCGGCTCGAGCCGCGATTCGCGCACCCGCCTAGTGACCCTCGACAGCCTCACGCGCCGCGACGCCGCCCGTGACTTCCTCGGTGAGGCCAACGTCCCGCGCCACGCCATCACCATGGGCGTTGGCACCATTCGCGATGCCCGCCGTATCGTGCTACTGGCCTGGGGTGAACCCAAAGCCGCCGTGCTCGCGCAGGCCGTCGAGGGCGCACCGGTGGACACGTTGCCCGCCAGCTTCCTGCAAGGCCACGCGAACGTGAGCTTTTACGTCGATCACTCCGCCGCCTCTGCCCTCACCCGCGAACGCCACCCGTGGTTGGTTGGCGCGGTCACGTGGACCCCGGAGCTTAGCCGCCGCGCCGTGGTGTGGTTGGCGCTCAAGGTCGGCCGCCCGGTGCTCAAGCTCATCGACGAAGATTACAGCGAGCATGGCATGGCCGATCTGCTCACCGAGCAGGGCTCGGCTTACGAGCTAAACATCCGCATTTTTAACCAACTCCAGCACACCATCACCGGTTGGCCGGGCGGCAAACCCGGTGCCGACGACACCCACCGGCCGGAGCGCGCCGAGCCGGCCAGCAAGCGCGTCATCGTGTTTAGCCCGGAGCCGTCTCA harbors:
- a CDS encoding type II/IV secretion system protein yields the protein MMPQTSASSSSENLLTHAGRCLCKSLRDRGLTNAQVDNLLEEYRSREGSRALSEMFIEHGFATEREIADWLSKAHGLPLAASEDYLVQADVARVLSRALCRQRGVLPVRREAGKVVILCYDPEVSQFAQVTQALTQHPHRFVIAPRSDILAVLDALDAPTIRLESENEWASFVEAQFKEMSLTPGASDLHVVPEEHTVQIKFRIDGKLVARRTVAGEFRDRLVTALKLSANRAEDGRTLLKDRLGGIDVAIRTRPQDGSAVRRYGSKRMGLRYSFIPTLHGESVVVRFLDQDAQVGDLASLGMLPDHVELYRAAVRKADGLIINCGPTGHGKSTTLAAAVQYIDIHNKRVITIEDPVEYRLRGVTQIQANISPDMGFAEVLRALMRHNPNVVILGEMRDPETAKSGLSLSNTGHLLLTTTHANTGLGGIIRLIDLAVEPAMVAASIQLLLGQRLVRRVCIHCRQTHSRQDELMEEHGETLERAKAAKVIRGPLGFFEAGPGCAACNQTGFRGRMAILELRKPDSVLRKRISEEKHEFDLAAAERTFVDSFLAGRLSDRTLLMDGMFKAAMGWTTPEEVFSASSIE
- a CDS encoding secretin N-terminal domain-containing protein, which encodes MIDTLSRTYRIPIVLDAEVQGSVTVRTYDTTLRGVLDTLCRSNGWHYSIEGSADYTFVIVRRFITRIYSVDYIQLQQTVSSSASVSVSSGTSSGGGSSSDSSGSSGSSGSSSGGGTGSSSVSLSSSTETDFWTRFETDARALIKADEIVVVNKFAGVLQVRATPETHAQIETYLNSVMKRVRRSATITVRLLRVDLNDSNKQGVNWDVTAFSIGSGNNSPKIGQPFRGDAGFSGFGSDTNFTGSVGPAQLPGDTVRAVVSSGKVSALISALKEQGNVTVENRTIGWSLNNQTTLVQVSDDRPFFTRTSETTISNVAGGNTSGSSTSSSTYQQTNISFGAILEMTPQIDDNLVTTLNIAPSLTDFKGLVQSPDGFSTAANVGVRRQRSTVVLRNGETAVLGGYISDTKGSKMRGIPGLSSIPYVGRLFRTDATISERSEFVILVTVEAQDLRPSSPRNVVLPGPGDSISPRMRQLMNEPISTGTGGKSDVIADPVAAPPAPNNLQYIEP
- the tadA gene encoding Flp pilus assembly complex ATPase component TadA, with protein sequence MLKGLQMEASDWHFTAGSRLCWRVFGSVVWSESELWSEQEVLAAWQALCLEKASSVPLRDRSRSADDRTISFQLDSMPVPRRFRVHAKRCETGFSFNLRLIAETAATVDQLQLPAALVDLVTTRGSGIILVTGQTGSGKSTTLAALIELLNQTQPIKIVTYEAPIEVIFNNRQALVQQHDVGDLASSHVSDFVDSAKSAMREDPDVVMFGELRDKASISMAVEVAETGHLVLATLHTGDAATAISRLVSANDMGDSAFWKSKVASQLIAVVSQRLIPTRSGKLRGNYELLICNTAIANLIRQEDYVQISSAMGLGRSIGMQSFDDHLAALVAVRDYTPSEVLKFVPVPQETLRVLVTKNLVNTREEAELKKKYAL
- a CDS encoding transcriptional regulator, which gives rise to MKKTLSKSASSNTPSEVDETTLLDEIIALKRQLPGATALPSTRALGLKFGCASTTIFRTLMRLVAEGVLWQHPVNGRFYPISARASLERPKPLACLIRRVELRSALYREFLEGISTGCGKERRTMLLWHDELLVNHPDLNSPPSFALPPEQKAILKHFLNHHGESSGGYILDHIWDDEALRQVSRKLQPAVLLYRRAPADLHIRNVYADFPAAAMLAITHLLGKGFNQIIPVQPFGGDPAVEEFLTQLESIVDLLGCRDKLTPRVPADMGVISKSLKRNTRAALIVPEDHVAVRLCAEIRAEGWNLPADAGVLCVMGTSVSDNTGISRLRFDFREMGAKAVALLRQGTPQSISMTGILEPGNTT
- a CDS encoding transposase, with protein sequence MPPFLPPEKAHPEGESENPDHKATPSDAAEVLIVDTPGGRFRAQFAPELPVSPLGALVFFTQYLCATGGFEALVADTPLCYSSNRAHRPRDVIGTLLLGMLSGHYRYAHLAALRGDDIAPSLLGLKSIVSEDCVRRALARIGAEQGQDWLRRHLDQTCHGFLDNQWILDIDVTIKPIYGRQEGASIGYNPQKPGRPSHAYHTYWIATLRLCLDVEVHPGDQSAAGHGFAGLWALIDRLPAERRPHLLRGDCAYGQEALLSEAEARKLNYLFKLRRTAKARELVAALERTTTTAWTDAGQGWQGCESCLRLQGWNRARRVVVLRRRLNDQRHPRARRRLVREQADHALLLNIPDAAACEPIIYEHQILVTSLPYEILTLATLYRERGGAENPFDELKNQWSWSGFTSQELNSCQHAARLAALVYNWWTLYHRLLQPGQHHEAVSTRPRLLCGATRQSEHSGQRRLDVRLSHAEAPRLSELITKLARWLHGILHNAEQWSVAQRWGQIVARILQENFPVLGPEPPLATAPS
- a CDS encoding AraC family transcriptional regulator, with amino-acid sequence MTKLKKQAFDRLAVIARRLPSPASPLHGVRRTPPPLPENIICFQRRSGDALNHPQKGRAMHHRHVLIVPLRGQAVVCAEDVELPLGPGEGLVILPYQYHHYLRPDRRLHWLFITFEYAQGVAMEPLRQVVFPVSAELAVQLAGLLSAHRDLADQGMPELRLALLLAELTPPPGRSGAEAKPKARLDLKVNHAAQQRRPTAPSIRELAGDLGMSQSNLRTRFRASCGVSLGRHMRTLRLERASGLLKMSTIRVSEIAEQCGFASVFSFSRAFKHHYGVAPTEFRANRPAVQAGST
- the nagB gene encoding glucosamine-6-phosphate deaminase, yielding MTTPLTESQQREHIRTEIFPAADAASLQLANEIAALIRQRAAAGQGVVLGLATGSTPVRLYRQLIRMHREEGLSFKNVTTFNLDEYYGLTRDHPESYWRFMHEQLFNHIDIPAANINLPDGTVARADVFASCRAYEEKIVAAGGLDLQVLGIGRTGHIGFNEPGSSRDSRTRLVTLDSLTRRDAARDFLGEANVPRHAITMGVGTIRDARRIVLLAWGEPKAAVLAQAVEGAPVDTLPASFLQGHANVSFYVDHSAASALTRERHPWLVGAVTWTPELSRRAVVWLALKVGRPVLKLIDEDYSEHGMADLLTEQGSAYELNIRIFNQLQHTITGWPGGKPGADDTHRPERAEPASKRVIVFSPEPSHDMLGMGGTLRRLVDQGHQVTVVYQTSGNLAVPDADALMATDFVTDLARSFTGQTGPAEHFAQVVSMQISQKSAFSGDSAQVRRLKGLIRRGEARASLKTCGVGAVRIRFLDLPFYEQGRYRQFKPAAADLQAIAAVLAEIQPHQIFVTGERDDPSSVTAVCFDLVRQALGQLASATWQADCRVWLYRGLETPWGVAEVDMVVPLSPRELGQKTQAIFPHRSQRSSSALASGLREPWQQAEQQNRDLSHSYDALGLADYEAIEGFSRWTPAR